The DNA segment TGTATACCAAAAGGGCTGAACAAAAAATTAATAATGTAAGTTCATATCTGTTTGTGTCTCTTAAAAATCGATTATTAGACGAATTTAGGCGTCGTACTTTTATGTCAGAGACTCCGGCCGAAGATGTACACAATACATTAATGGACCAGGGTGTCGAGACTGAATACTTAAAAATGGAGAAAGATAGCGGTCAGAAAAATCGTGTAAATTTTCTGCTTAATAATCTGACTCCTCGTCAGCGTGAGGCATTTACATTATATTATATAGAGGAGCGTAAATATGATGAAATATGCGATATAATGAATATGAATTACCACTCAGTGCGTAATCT comes from the Xylanibacter oryzae DSM 17970 genome and includes:
- a CDS encoding RNA polymerase sigma factor, yielding MISTNKEVILDLLNAFQSGDDKSFSKLYDIYADVLFNYGCCLTQDKELIKDCIHDVFIKLYTKRAEQKINNVSSYLFVSLKNRLLDEFRRRTFMSETPAEDVHNTLMDQGVETEYLKMEKDSGQKNRVNFLLNNLTPRQREAFTLYYIEERKYDEICDIMNMNYHSVRNLVHRGMLKLREVVK